The following proteins come from a genomic window of Microbacterium sulfonylureivorans:
- a CDS encoding CoA-acylating methylmalonate-semialdehyde dehydrogenase codes for MSLIRHLVDGRETGSSHRTGRVFDPATGAVQREVAFATSAEVELAIAAAKAALPGWRATGLIKRADVFFRLRQLLVERQDELAAIITAEHGKVLSDAKGEISRGIENIEFAAGLVHLLKGERSEQVARGVDVHSVKQPVGVVGAITPFNFPVMVPLWMTASAIACGNTVVLKPSEKDPSASVFLAKLYEEAGLPAGVLNVVHGDKEAVDAIIDSPDVRAVSFVGSTPVARSIYQRATAQGKRVQALGGAKNHMVVMADADLDAAADAAVSAAYGSAGERCMAVSVLVAVGDDVADALVAKVAERVAELKIGAGTDPASEMGPLITREHRDKVASYVTGAAAEGATVVIDGTTKHFDSDGFFIGVSLVDHVTPGMKVYDDEIFGPVLSVVRVETYAEAVDLINANAYANGTAIFTRDGGTARQFEVDIEVGMVGINVPIPVPVGAYSFGGWKNSLFGDSHIYGPESVHFYTRSKVVTTRWPDHTPSQVDLGFPSNH; via the coding sequence ATGAGCCTCATCCGCCACCTCGTCGACGGTCGCGAGACCGGCAGCAGCCACCGCACCGGCCGCGTGTTCGACCCGGCGACGGGCGCCGTGCAGAGGGAGGTCGCCTTCGCCACGAGCGCGGAGGTCGAGCTGGCCATCGCCGCCGCCAAGGCGGCACTCCCGGGGTGGCGTGCGACGGGGCTGATCAAGCGCGCCGACGTGTTCTTCCGCCTGCGCCAGCTGCTCGTCGAGCGTCAGGACGAGCTCGCCGCGATCATCACGGCCGAGCACGGCAAGGTGCTCTCCGACGCGAAGGGCGAGATCAGCCGAGGCATCGAGAACATCGAGTTCGCGGCCGGGCTGGTGCACCTGCTCAAGGGCGAGCGCAGCGAGCAGGTCGCGCGGGGCGTCGACGTGCACTCGGTCAAGCAGCCCGTGGGCGTGGTGGGCGCGATCACGCCGTTCAACTTCCCCGTGATGGTCCCGCTGTGGATGACGGCATCCGCCATCGCGTGCGGCAACACGGTCGTGCTGAAGCCGAGCGAGAAGGACCCGAGCGCGTCTGTGTTCCTCGCGAAGCTGTACGAGGAGGCCGGGCTGCCGGCCGGGGTGCTCAACGTGGTCCACGGCGACAAGGAGGCCGTCGACGCCATCATCGACTCCCCCGACGTCCGTGCCGTCAGCTTCGTCGGCTCGACCCCCGTCGCGCGCTCGATCTACCAGCGCGCCACGGCGCAGGGCAAGCGCGTGCAGGCCCTCGGCGGCGCCAAGAACCACATGGTCGTGATGGCGGATGCCGACCTCGACGCCGCTGCCGACGCCGCCGTCTCGGCAGCATACGGTTCGGCCGGCGAGCGCTGCATGGCCGTGTCGGTGCTCGTCGCCGTCGGTGACGACGTCGCCGACGCGCTCGTGGCCAAGGTCGCGGAGCGCGTGGCCGAGCTGAAGATCGGCGCGGGCACCGACCCGGCCTCGGAGATGGGGCCGCTGATCACCCGCGAGCACCGCGACAAGGTCGCCTCGTACGTCACCGGCGCTGCTGCCGAGGGCGCCACGGTCGTGATCGACGGCACGACGAAGCACTTCGACTCCGACGGGTTCTTCATCGGCGTCTCGCTCGTCGACCACGTCACGCCCGGCATGAAGGTGTACGACGACGAGATCTTCGGCCCCGTGCTCTCGGTCGTGCGCGTCGAGACCTACGCGGAGGCGGTCGACCTCATCAACGCCAACGCGTACGCCAACGGCACCGCGATCTTCACCCGCGACGGCGGCACCGCCCGGCAGTTCGAGGTCGACATCGAGGTGGGCATGGTGGGCATCAACGTGCCGATCCCCGTGCCGGTCGGCGCGTACTCGTTCGGCGGGTGGAAGAACTCGCTCTTCGGCGACTCGCACATCTACGGGCCGGAGTCGGTGCACTTCTACACGCGGTCCAAGGTCGTCACCACCCGCTGGCCCGACCACACCCCCTCGCAGGTCGACCTCGGGTTCCCGAGCAACCACTGA
- a CDS encoding NIPSNAP family protein, translating into MPAPDPITVHLRYEIDPDKLEEFTRYGREWIRLVTKLGGTHHGYFMPSEGDSDEAFALFTFPSLAEYEAYRIASRSDPECVEAFRYARETQCIRRYERRFQTPVFA; encoded by the coding sequence CTGACCCGATCACCGTCCACCTTCGCTATGAGATCGATCCCGACAAGCTCGAGGAGTTCACCCGCTACGGGCGGGAGTGGATCCGGCTGGTGACCAAGCTCGGGGGCACGCACCACGGGTACTTCATGCCCAGCGAGGGCGACAGCGACGAGGCGTTCGCCCTGTTCACCTTCCCCTCGCTCGCCGAGTACGAGGCTTACCGCATCGCCTCTCGCTCCGACCCGGAATGCGTCGAGGCCTTCCGGTACGCCCGCGAGACGCAGTGCATCCGCCGGTACGAGCGGCGCTTCCAGACCCCGGTCTTCGCCTGA
- a CDS encoding PucR family transcriptional regulator, with protein MNQTDRPIDRSAQETLPTVREVISLDAVVQGVPEVLVGDDALDARVRWLHVSDSAGVARLLDGGELLLSTGSSWPEDPADLRRFVGELADAGLSGLILELGTHYRYVPAVLAEAARERGLAFIVLHRELKFVTITEAVHGRIIAGQTDALRARDEVRERFTALVLRGSPADFIVHQLAQTLGAPVILENRGHEVVAAEVPLALEEELFTEWELRSRSAHRRAEQRRERAAVPGPEDWLIVPVEARGIRWGTLIALPGPDHAAGRTAVLEQGAIALAVGRLADGESDEWGRIGRRRLIDGLLSGRFAGAGGAAARLEAAGLPLRTATLYGIVVSGGVVPAERADAAARALRGRTVAGSAPDGVAAPATAMLLSVPADTVFDDAAAVSFAAALVEPGGDADRMTVSVGRAAEGLDAALASLHDAVDLARGRRRRTGKGPHLRRAENRPLVQLVTALRDDHRVLEHGERMLAPLIVHDLTRGGDLLDVLEAMLAHPGNRTAAASASHLSRSVFYQRIALIEELLGVDLDDGETQTALHIALLVRRSAGR; from the coding sequence ATGAACCAGACGGATCGTCCGATCGACAGATCAGCCCAGGAGACCCTCCCGACGGTGCGTGAGGTGATCTCCCTCGACGCCGTCGTCCAGGGCGTCCCGGAGGTGCTCGTCGGCGACGACGCCCTCGACGCGCGGGTGCGCTGGCTGCACGTCTCCGACAGCGCCGGCGTGGCCCGCCTGCTCGACGGCGGCGAGCTGCTGCTGTCGACCGGGTCCTCCTGGCCCGAAGATCCCGCCGACCTCCGCCGGTTCGTCGGAGAGCTCGCCGACGCCGGGCTCTCGGGTCTCATCCTCGAGCTCGGCACGCACTACCGCTACGTCCCCGCGGTGCTCGCCGAGGCGGCCCGCGAGCGCGGGCTCGCATTCATCGTGCTCCACCGCGAGCTGAAGTTCGTCACGATCACCGAAGCCGTCCACGGCCGGATCATCGCCGGTCAGACCGACGCTCTGCGCGCACGAGACGAGGTGCGTGAGCGCTTCACCGCCCTCGTGCTGCGCGGGTCGCCGGCGGACTTCATCGTGCACCAGCTGGCCCAGACCCTCGGCGCCCCGGTGATCCTGGAGAACCGCGGGCACGAGGTCGTCGCGGCCGAGGTGCCCCTCGCGCTCGAGGAGGAGCTGTTCACCGAGTGGGAGCTGCGCTCCCGGTCCGCCCACCGCCGCGCCGAACAGCGGCGCGAGCGCGCAGCGGTGCCGGGACCCGAGGACTGGCTCATCGTGCCCGTCGAGGCGCGAGGCATCCGCTGGGGCACCCTCATCGCGCTTCCGGGACCCGACCATGCCGCCGGTCGCACGGCCGTGCTCGAGCAGGGAGCGATCGCGCTCGCGGTCGGCCGCCTCGCCGACGGCGAGTCCGACGAGTGGGGCCGGATCGGCCGCCGCCGGCTGATCGACGGACTGCTCTCCGGGCGCTTCGCGGGAGCGGGCGGGGCCGCCGCCCGGCTCGAGGCCGCCGGTCTGCCCCTGCGCACCGCGACGCTGTACGGCATCGTCGTGTCGGGTGGCGTCGTGCCGGCGGAGCGAGCGGATGCCGCGGCTCGCGCCCTCCGCGGCCGGACGGTCGCCGGATCGGCGCCCGACGGCGTCGCCGCGCCCGCGACGGCGATGCTGCTCTCGGTGCCCGCAGACACCGTGTTCGACGATGCCGCGGCCGTCTCGTTCGCGGCGGCGCTCGTCGAGCCGGGAGGCGACGCCGACCGGATGACCGTCTCGGTCGGGCGCGCGGCCGAAGGACTCGATGCCGCGCTCGCCTCGCTTCACGACGCCGTCGACCTCGCCCGCGGACGCCGTCGCCGCACCGGCAAGGGGCCGCACCTGCGCCGTGCCGAGAACCGGCCGCTCGTCCAGCTCGTCACCGCGCTGCGCGACGACCATCGCGTGCTCGAGCACGGGGAGCGGATGCTCGCCCCGCTGATCGTGCACGACCTGACGCGCGGCGGCGACCTGCTCGACGTGCTGGAGGCGATGCTGGCGCATCCGGGCAACCGGACGGCCGCGGCATCCGCGTCCCACCTGTCCCGTTCGGTGTTCTACCAGCGGATCGCGCTCATCGAGGAGCTCCTCGGCGTCGATCTCGACGACGGCGAGACGCAGACCGCGCTTCACATCGCGCTGCTGGTCCGGCGCTCCGCGGGGCGCTGA
- a CDS encoding aspartate aminotransferase family protein, producing MTDTLSRTAAFTAMDGSAHPLPDLEADARVRADDRGHVFHSWSAQALIDPLPVAAGEGSTFWDYAGNSYLDFSSQLVNLNLGHRHPDLVEAIRRQAGRLATIQPSMANDVRGELARRIAGVAPEGMEKVFFTNGGADANENAVRMARLVTGRRKVLSMYRSYHGNTSTAIALTGDPRRWPNEPADGSVAKFFGPYPYRSAFHSSSPEEEAQRALDHLEQTIVLEGASTIAAIVIETIVGTNGVLVPPPGYLAGVRELCDRFGIVYIADEVMVGFGRVGEWFAFQAFDVAPDLITFAKGVNSGYVPLGGVVISDRIAAHFDTLAFPGGLTYSGHPLACAAGVATFEVFERDGILERVRDLGSRVVEPRLRDMATRHPSIGDVRGMGLFWAIELVKDRETREPLVPFNASGADAAPVAAVAAACKRDGVWPFTHFNRVHVAPPLVIAEDDLARGLDVIDRALSLADEHAR from the coding sequence ATGACCGACACCCTCTCCCGCACCGCCGCCTTCACCGCCATGGACGGCTCCGCGCATCCTCTGCCCGACCTCGAGGCCGACGCACGCGTGCGCGCGGACGATCGCGGCCACGTGTTCCACTCATGGAGCGCGCAGGCGCTGATCGACCCGCTGCCCGTGGCCGCGGGCGAGGGCTCGACGTTCTGGGACTATGCCGGCAACTCCTACCTCGACTTCAGCTCGCAGCTGGTGAACCTCAACCTGGGGCACCGGCATCCGGATCTGGTCGAGGCGATCCGGCGACAGGCGGGCCGTCTCGCGACGATCCAGCCGTCCATGGCGAACGACGTCCGCGGCGAGCTCGCCCGGCGCATCGCCGGGGTCGCGCCCGAGGGCATGGAGAAGGTCTTCTTCACCAACGGCGGCGCGGACGCCAACGAGAACGCGGTCCGCATGGCCCGTCTCGTCACCGGGCGTCGCAAAGTGCTGTCGATGTACCGCAGCTACCACGGCAACACCTCGACCGCGATCGCCCTGACCGGCGACCCCCGACGCTGGCCCAACGAGCCGGCCGACGGCTCGGTCGCGAAGTTCTTCGGCCCCTACCCGTACCGGTCGGCGTTCCACTCCAGCTCGCCCGAAGAGGAGGCGCAGCGTGCGCTCGACCACCTCGAGCAGACGATCGTCCTCGAGGGCGCGTCGACGATCGCGGCCATCGTGATCGAGACGATCGTCGGCACGAACGGCGTTCTCGTCCCGCCGCCCGGCTACCTCGCGGGCGTCCGCGAGCTGTGCGACCGGTTCGGCATCGTCTACATCGCCGACGAGGTCATGGTCGGCTTCGGCCGCGTGGGCGAGTGGTTCGCCTTCCAGGCGTTCGACGTCGCGCCCGACCTCATCACCTTCGCGAAGGGCGTCAACTCGGGCTACGTGCCGCTCGGCGGCGTCGTCATCTCGGATCGCATCGCCGCGCATTTCGACACCCTCGCCTTCCCAGGCGGTCTGACCTACTCCGGGCACCCGCTCGCGTGCGCCGCGGGGGTCGCCACGTTCGAGGTGTTCGAGCGCGACGGCATCCTCGAGCGCGTGCGCGACCTCGGCTCGCGCGTCGTCGAGCCTCGTCTGCGCGACATGGCGACGCGGCATCCGTCCATCGGCGACGTGCGCGGCATGGGGCTGTTCTGGGCCATCGAGCTGGTGAAGGACCGCGAGACCCGCGAGCCGCTCGTCCCGTTCAACGCGAGCGGAGCGGATGCCGCGCCCGTCGCAGCAGTCGCCGCAGCGTGCAAGCGCGACGGCGTCTGGCCCTTCACGCACTTCAACCGGGTGCACGTGGCGCCGCCGCTCGTCATCGCCGAGGACGACCTGGCGCGCGGACTGGACGTGATCGACCGCGCGCTCTCGCTCGCCGACGAGCACGCCCGCTGA
- a CDS encoding cupin domain-containing protein — protein sequence MTRLSAGTVTDAAHLPVAYEPVDDDQVVAGAPATRYVELDEASGRSIGVWEMTAGAMRDVEADEVFVVLAGDATVEFDDAALPAIELRPGSIVRLEAGMRTVWTVRETLRKVCIAP from the coding sequence ATGACCCGCCTGAGCGCGGGGACGGTGACGGATGCCGCGCACCTTCCGGTCGCGTACGAGCCCGTCGACGACGACCAGGTCGTGGCGGGAGCGCCCGCGACCCGGTACGTCGAGTTGGACGAGGCGTCCGGCCGCTCGATCGGCGTGTGGGAGATGACCGCCGGCGCGATGCGCGACGTCGAGGCCGACGAGGTGTTCGTCGTGCTCGCGGGCGACGCGACCGTGGAGTTCGACGACGCCGCACTGCCGGCGATCGAGCTGCGACCGGGGTCGATCGTCCGCCTCGAGGCGGGGATGCGCACGGTCTGGACCGTGCGCGAGACCCTCCGCAAGGTCTGCATCGCGCCATAG